Proteins encoded by one window of Bradyrhizobium sp. B097:
- a CDS encoding MBL fold metallo-hydrolase, with protein MHWTIGKVKITKVVELETVGSTRFILPLAGREEIQSLPWLIPHFANEEGRLKMSIHSLLVETPEHRIIVDTGLGNDKQGRNVPTWNNRSDPFLEKLTAAGFAPDSIDTVLCTHLHVDHVGWNTKLSGGKWVPTFANARYVFGRTEFEHWRDHSNDGAHAAVFADSVKPIADAGKAELVPSDHRLTEEITLIPTPGHSPGHMSIHIKSGGAEGLLTGDVAHHPCQMYHLDWSSTADSDQKQSAVTRRELFSRFADTPTLVIGGHFNAGHIKRDGDAFSFIALEA; from the coding sequence ATGCATTGGACGATCGGCAAGGTCAAGATCACAAAAGTCGTCGAGCTCGAGACCGTCGGCAGCACACGCTTCATCCTGCCGCTGGCCGGCAGGGAAGAGATCCAGAGCCTGCCCTGGCTGATCCCGCATTTCGCCAATGAGGAGGGCCGGCTGAAAATGTCGATCCATTCGCTGCTGGTGGAGACACCGGAGCACCGCATCATCGTCGACACCGGGCTCGGCAACGACAAGCAGGGCCGCAACGTGCCGACCTGGAACAACCGCAGCGATCCATTCCTGGAGAAGCTGACCGCGGCCGGCTTTGCACCTGACAGCATCGACACCGTGCTGTGCACGCATCTGCACGTCGACCATGTCGGCTGGAACACGAAACTCTCCGGCGGCAAATGGGTGCCGACCTTCGCCAATGCGCGCTACGTGTTCGGCAGGACCGAATTCGAGCACTGGCGCGACCACAGCAACGATGGAGCGCATGCTGCCGTGTTCGCCGACTCAGTGAAGCCGATCGCGGATGCCGGCAAGGCCGAGCTGGTACCGAGCGATCATCGCCTGACCGAGGAGATCACGCTGATCCCGACGCCGGGACACAGCCCCGGCCATATGAGCATCCACATCAAGTCCGGCGGCGCGGAAGGACTGCTGACCGGCGACGTCGCGCATCATCCCTGCCAGATGTATCACCTCGACTGGTCCTCGACCGCGGACTCCGACCAGAAGCAGTCGGCGGTGACACGACGCGAGTTGTTCTCGCGCTTTGCCGACACGCCGACGCTGGTGATCGGCGGGCATTTCAATGCCGGCCACATCAAGCGCGACGGCGACGCGTTCAGCTTCATCGCGCTCGAGGCATAG
- a CDS encoding NADPH:quinone reductase, with the protein MRAVWYERTGAAPTVLTVGEMPTPDAGPGEVRVRLEASGVNPADVGRRNGNYRAMEFPRVIPNSDGAGIIDQIGEGVTRFAVGDRVWLFNGQRNGRAFGTAAEYITLADYLVTLLPQDVSFAAGATLGIPCMTAWSALFADGPVAGQTVLVTGGAGAVGHYAVQLAKWGGARVIATVSSQVKDVEARLAGADTVVNYRTEDVVSKVMAFTENRGVDRVIDVDFGGNLTTTLKIMALNSTIAVYATNGNRTPTLPVRELMEKCITVRSLVLFALPPPLLAAAQADITKWLESGTRVHNIAGQFSLAETAEAHLAVEKGDKIGTVIVDCAR; encoded by the coding sequence ATGAGAGCGGTCTGGTACGAACGAACCGGCGCGGCGCCGACGGTGCTCACCGTCGGCGAAATGCCGACGCCCGACGCCGGCCCCGGCGAAGTCCGGGTTCGGCTCGAGGCCTCCGGCGTCAATCCGGCCGATGTCGGCCGCCGCAACGGCAACTATCGCGCGATGGAATTTCCGCGCGTGATCCCGAACAGCGACGGCGCGGGGATCATCGACCAGATCGGTGAAGGCGTGACGCGTTTTGCCGTCGGCGATCGCGTCTGGCTGTTCAACGGCCAGCGCAATGGCCGCGCCTTCGGCACGGCGGCTGAATACATTACGCTCGCCGATTACCTGGTGACGCTGCTGCCGCAGGACGTGTCGTTCGCAGCCGGCGCAACGCTCGGCATCCCCTGCATGACAGCGTGGAGCGCGCTGTTTGCCGACGGTCCGGTCGCCGGGCAAACGGTGCTGGTCACCGGCGGCGCCGGTGCGGTCGGCCACTATGCCGTGCAACTCGCCAAGTGGGGCGGCGCGCGCGTGATCGCGACCGTGAGCTCGCAGGTCAAGGACGTCGAAGCGCGGCTTGCCGGCGCCGACACCGTCGTCAACTACCGGACCGAGGACGTCGTCTCCAAGGTGATGGCCTTCACCGAGAACCGCGGCGTCGACCGCGTGATCGACGTCGATTTCGGCGGCAACCTCACGACCACGCTGAAGATCATGGCGTTGAACTCGACCATCGCGGTCTACGCCACCAACGGCAACCGCACGCCAACCCTGCCGGTGCGCGAATTGATGGAGAAGTGCATCACGGTGCGTTCGCTGGTGTTGTTCGCGCTGCCGCCGCCGCTGCTCGCCGCCGCGCAGGCCGACATCACCAAATGGCTGGAATCAGGCACCCGCGTGCACAACATCGCCGGGCAATTTTCGCTGGCGGAGACCGCCGAGGCCCATCTCGCCGTCGAGAAGGGCGACAAGATCGGCACCGTGATCGTCGACTGCGCGCGGTGA
- a CDS encoding TetR/AcrR family transcriptional regulator, whose translation MIGKRQAAATRGTSQHWRRTRPAEVRVDDLMSAAAALFIAKGIEATTIDDIVRRASVAKGTFYHYFSTKADVIIALRARFTQDFVARVAASISERAADDHAGRLSAWLRGAVGTYLANVELHDVVFHDFPHHQRQSQEKDDVIAQVVAVLEDGRKAGVWAFPNARSAALIVFDGMHAVVDDAIVAGTRDPEPPCRLLEEMFTRMLAAPRPRS comes from the coding sequence ATGATCGGGAAGCGGCAGGCGGCGGCCACGCGCGGTACATCGCAACACTGGCGGCGTACGCGGCCCGCCGAGGTCAGGGTGGACGACCTGATGTCGGCGGCAGCGGCGCTGTTCATCGCGAAGGGCATCGAAGCCACCACGATCGACGACATCGTCAGGCGGGCCAGCGTCGCGAAGGGCACCTTCTACCATTACTTCTCGACCAAGGCGGATGTGATCATCGCCCTGCGCGCGCGCTTCACGCAGGATTTCGTTGCCCGTGTTGCCGCCTCGATCAGTGAGCGTGCCGCGGACGATCACGCCGGGCGGCTCTCCGCCTGGCTGCGCGGCGCCGTTGGAACCTATCTTGCCAATGTCGAGCTGCATGACGTCGTGTTTCACGACTTTCCGCATCATCAGCGTCAGTCACAGGAAAAGGACGACGTGATCGCGCAGGTCGTCGCCGTGCTGGAAGACGGCCGGAAAGCCGGCGTCTGGGCGTTCCCGAACGCCCGCAGCGCGGCGCTGATCGTGTTCGATGGGATGCATGCCGTGGTCGACGACGCGATCGTCGCGGGCACCCGCGATCCCGAGCCGCCGTGCCGGCTGTTGGAGGAGATGTTCACGCGGATGCTAGCCGCGCCGCGTCCGCGATCATGA
- a CDS encoding fumarylacetoacetate hydrolase family protein, translating to MKLVRYGEKGAEKPGLIDKSGQLRDLSAHLKDLTGDAYTPDSLKKLSALDPASLPAVSGKPRFGAPVTGISKFVAIGLNYSDHAKETGAQIPTEPIIFMKANTSLSGPNDAVEKPRGSTKLDWEVEIAAIIGTRAKYVSEADALNHVAGYCVCNDVSERNFQTERLGQWTKGKSHDTFGPVGPWLATRDEIADVQNLSMWLDVNGQRRQTGSTKTMIFTMAKCISYVSQFMTLLPGDIITTGTPPGVGLGMKPQTFLNVGDVVTLGIEGLGEQRQEIVAA from the coding sequence ATGAAGCTTGTTCGTTATGGCGAAAAGGGTGCTGAAAAGCCCGGCCTGATCGATAAATCCGGCCAGCTCCGCGACCTCTCGGCCCATCTGAAGGACCTAACCGGCGACGCCTACACGCCGGACTCGCTGAAGAAGCTTTCCGCCCTCGATCCCGCCTCCCTGCCCGCCGTCTCCGGCAAGCCCCGCTTCGGCGCTCCGGTCACCGGCATCTCGAAGTTCGTCGCGATCGGCCTGAACTATTCCGACCACGCCAAGGAAACCGGCGCTCAGATCCCGACCGAACCGATCATCTTCATGAAGGCGAATACCTCGCTGTCCGGCCCGAACGATGCCGTCGAGAAGCCGCGCGGCTCGACCAAGCTGGACTGGGAAGTCGAGATCGCCGCGATCATCGGCACCCGCGCCAAATACGTCTCGGAAGCCGACGCGCTCAACCACGTCGCCGGCTATTGCGTCTGCAACGACGTCTCCGAGCGCAACTTCCAGACCGAGCGCCTCGGACAGTGGACCAAGGGCAAGTCGCACGACACCTTCGGTCCGGTTGGCCCATGGCTCGCGACCAGGGACGAAATCGCCGACGTGCAGAACCTGTCGATGTGGCTCGACGTCAACGGTCAGCGCCGCCAGACCGGCTCGACCAAGACCATGATCTTCACGATGGCGAAATGCATCTCCTACGTCTCGCAGTTCATGACGCTGCTGCCCGGCGATATCATCACGACAGGCACCCCGCCCGGCGTCGGCCTCGGTATGAAGCCGCAGACCTTCCTCAATGTCGGCGACGTCGTGACGCTCGGCATCGAAGGCCTCGGCGAGCAGCGCCAGGAAATCGTCGCGGCGTGA